The proteins below are encoded in one region of Deferribacter autotrophicus:
- the rfaE2 gene encoding D-glycero-beta-D-manno-heptose 1-phosphate adenylyltransferase, giving the protein MQNIFYDVDKLVDELRRLNKKVVFTNGCFDILHVGHVSYLFKAKELGDVLVVALNSDESVKRLKGDKRPINPLRDRMIMMASLKPVDYVTYFDEDTPYEIIKKIQPDVLVKGGDWKEDDIVGADIVKQKGGKVFSLNYEEGFATTNIIDKILSVYCEK; this is encoded by the coding sequence ATGCAAAATATCTTTTACGATGTAGATAAACTGGTTGATGAATTGAGAAGGTTAAATAAAAAAGTTGTTTTTACAAATGGATGTTTTGATATTCTTCATGTTGGGCATGTATCTTATCTGTTTAAGGCAAAGGAGCTTGGAGACGTACTAGTTGTGGCTTTGAATAGTGATGAATCTGTTAAGAGGTTGAAAGGGGATAAAAGGCCTATTAATCCTTTGCGAGATAGAATGATTATGATGGCTTCTCTAAAGCCGGTTGATTACGTAACCTATTTTGATGAAGACACACCATATGAAATCATTAAAAAAATTCAACCTGATGTTCTTGTAAAAGGTGGTGACTGGAAAGAGGATGATATAGTGGGAGCAGATATTGTAAAACAGAAGGGGGGTAAGGTTTTTTCTTTAAATTACGAAGAAGGCTTTGCTACAACAAACATTATTGATAAAATTTTAAGCGTTTATTGCGAAAAATGA
- a CDS encoding D-sedoheptulose-7-phosphate isomerase → MESFVDSVFEEMKDVLSKFVAESKHFLIAAAQEIANCFMEEGKVLIFGNGGSAADAQHIAAEFINRFKIERPSLPAIALTTDTSVLTSISNDYDFDQVFLKQVMALADEKDVVWGISTSGNSPNVINALRFAANNGIKTIGFSGKDGGMMKGLCDLLLVVDSDNTPRIQEMHIAAGHIICELVDEIMFGRFSDMLEM, encoded by the coding sequence ATGGAAAGTTTTGTAGATAGTGTTTTTGAAGAGATGAAAGATGTGCTCAGCAAGTTTGTTGCTGAGAGTAAACATTTTTTAATTGCTGCTGCACAGGAGATTGCAAATTGCTTTATGGAGGAAGGTAAGGTTTTAATTTTTGGAAATGGTGGTAGTGCTGCTGATGCTCAGCATATTGCAGCTGAGTTTATCAATAGATTTAAAATTGAAAGGCCTTCTTTGCCTGCCATTGCTCTAACAACAGATACCTCTGTACTTACCTCCATAAGCAACGATTACGATTTTGATCAGGTATTTTTAAAGCAGGTTATGGCATTGGCTGATGAAAAGGATGTAGTATGGGGTATTTCTACGAGTGGTAATTCCCCTAATGTTATTAATGCTCTCAGGTTTGCAGCAAACAATGGGATAAAAACTATTGGATTCTCAGGAAAAGATGGAGGGATGATGAAGGGGTTATGTGACCTGCTTCTTGTGGTAGATTCGGATAATACTCCAAGAATTCAGGAAATGCATATTGCTGCTGGACATATTATTTGTGAGCTTGTGGATGAGATTATGTTTGGCAGATTTTCTGATATGCTGGAAATGTAG
- a CDS encoding PhoH family protein has product MINYVFDTNVLLYDPMAIFSFENGVINIPITVIEEIDIFKKHMDQTGYNARFVARKLDELRKLGDLSKGVKIKNGSIVRVNVCNHELNKYISGELIRDKADNLILSVAKYLKEKENKEVIFVTKDANLRIKADVLGIKAIDFEKDRVEIESFFDGVREISLKERDVNTLYSEGRLEIELDLKENEYVIVKSEGNEKHSALARYSKKKKMLKRIEEFKSGIWGIFARNAEQRFAFDALMDDNIKLVCLMGIAGTGKTLLALAAGLKKVADDSIYKKLLVARPILPMGKDLGYLPGELHEKLHPWMQPIYDNLQLILSAESSLGNGGYSYKALIEQNIIEVEALTYIRGRSMPNQFFIVDEAQNLTPHEIKTILTRAGENTKVVLTGDPYQIDNPYIDYHSNGLTYVIDRFSGDEIAATVTLIKGERSELATKAANKL; this is encoded by the coding sequence ATGATTAATTATGTTTTTGATACAAATGTGTTGTTGTATGATCCAATGGCCATTTTCTCTTTTGAGAATGGCGTCATAAATATACCCATCACAGTTATTGAAGAGATAGATATTTTTAAGAAACATATGGATCAAACTGGGTATAATGCAAGGTTTGTGGCAAGGAAACTGGATGAACTTAGGAAACTTGGTGATTTGAGTAAAGGGGTCAAAATTAAAAATGGCTCGATTGTGAGGGTTAATGTATGCAATCATGAGTTGAATAAGTATATATCAGGAGAGCTTATTAGAGATAAAGCGGATAATTTGATACTTTCTGTGGCTAAATATTTAAAAGAGAAAGAAAATAAAGAGGTAATTTTTGTAACAAAAGATGCAAATTTAAGAATTAAAGCTGATGTTTTGGGTATAAAAGCCATCGATTTTGAAAAAGATAGAGTAGAGATTGAAAGTTTTTTTGATGGGGTAAGAGAAATTTCATTGAAGGAAAGAGACGTTAACACTCTTTACAGTGAGGGCAGACTTGAGATTGAACTTGATTTGAAGGAAAATGAATATGTAATTGTAAAGTCAGAAGGGAATGAGAAACATTCCGCTCTTGCAAGATATTCAAAAAAGAAGAAAATGTTGAAAAGAATAGAAGAATTCAAGTCTGGTATTTGGGGGATTTTTGCGAGAAATGCAGAACAGCGCTTTGCCTTTGATGCATTGATGGATGATAATATAAAACTTGTATGCCTAATGGGGATTGCTGGGACTGGTAAAACTCTTCTAGCATTGGCAGCAGGTTTGAAAAAGGTTGCTGATGATAGTATTTATAAAAAATTGCTTGTAGCAAGGCCAATTCTTCCAATGGGTAAAGATTTGGGGTATTTACCTGGAGAGTTGCATGAAAAGCTTCATCCCTGGATGCAACCAATTTATGACAATCTTCAGTTAATATTATCTGCAGAGAGTTCGTTAGGAAACGGAGGATATTCCTATAAGGCATTGATAGAACAGAATATCATTGAAGTTGAGGCGCTTACATACATCAGGGGAAGGAGTATGCCAAATCAGTTTTTCATAGTGGATGAAGCTCAAAATTTAACACCACATGAAATCAAAACAATCCTTACCCGTGCAGGAGAGAATACAAAGGTAGTATTGACAGGGGACCCGTACCAGATAGATAACCCTTATATAGATTACCACTCAAATGGTCTGACTTATGTGATTGACAGATTCAGTGGTGATGAAATAGCCGCAACAGTTACCCTTATTAAAGGGGAGCGTTCTGAGCTAGCTACAAAAGCTGCAAATAAGTTGTGA
- a CDS encoding YraN family protein, giving the protein MFKIGKAGEKKAAKYLISKGYSIIDKNYRCKFGEIDIIAKKDDVIVFVEVKTRKNRNFGYGFEAVDRKKIDKIIKVAERFLMSRNIENPCRFDVISIDGDDITHIENAFTV; this is encoded by the coding sequence ATGTTTAAAATTGGTAAAGCCGGAGAGAAAAAGGCAGCCAAATACCTTATTTCTAAAGGATATAGTATTATTGATAAAAACTATAGATGTAAGTTTGGCGAGATTGATATAATAGCAAAGAAAGATGATGTGATTGTTTTTGTAGAGGTAAAGACTCGCAAAAACAGAAATTTTGGATATGGATTTGAAGCTGTTGATAGAAAAAAGATTGATAAGATAATCAAAGTTGCAGAGAGATTTTTGATGTCAAGAAATATTGAAAATCCTTGCAGATTTGATGTTATATCAATAGATGGTGATGATATTACCCATATTGAAAATGCCTTTACAGTTTAA
- a CDS encoding ribonuclease HII: protein MRKEIYVGVDEVGRGAFAGPVVVCAAVLPPDFHDERVIDSKKITEKNREKLAKYIQEVAIDYSYGVVCNNLIDKVNILQATKQAMHIALNKLKVKYKFIAVDSVKLKNIYGCEIVSVDKGESIFQNIAAASILAKVYRDALMKRLHLYFPEYNWYKNKGYGTKEHIEAIKKYGITYLHRKSFLKSYV from the coding sequence ATGAGAAAAGAAATCTATGTAGGTGTTGATGAAGTAGGTAGAGGGGCCTTTGCAGGCCCCGTTGTAGTTTGCGCTGCCGTATTACCTCCTGATTTTCATGATGAAAGGGTTATTGATTCAAAAAAGATTACCGAAAAAAATAGGGAAAAGCTTGCAAAGTATATTCAGGAGGTTGCCATTGATTATTCCTATGGAGTTGTATGTAATAATTTGATTGATAAAGTAAATATTCTTCAGGCAACAAAGCAGGCTATGCATATCGCATTAAACAAGCTTAAAGTAAAATATAAGTTTATTGCAGTTGATTCTGTAAAACTGAAGAATATTTATGGTTGCGAGATTGTTTCTGTTGATAAAGGAGAGAGTATTTTTCAGAATATTGCAGCGGCATCTATTTTAGCTAAGGTTTATAGAGATGCTTTAATGAAAAGATTGCACCTATATTTTCCAGAGTACAACTGGTATAAGAATAAAGGTTATGGTACTAAAGAACATATTGAGGCCATAAAAAAATACGGTATCACATATTTGCATCGCAAATCGTTTTTAAAGAGTTATGTTTAA
- the hypB gene encoding hydrogenase nickel incorporation protein HypB encodes MSKIKVETKILTKNEQKAKFLRGVFKEKGILVLNFLSSPGSGKTSLLEKVLPKLVENYRVGVIEGDLATENDAERIRKVGVKAYQINTHGACHLESSGIEKALGEFNLDEIDILIIENVGNLVCPASFDLGEDYKIVLISTTEGEDKPIKYPTVIKVSSAMIINKIDLLPLLDFDVEKCVNYAKGINPKIDTFSISCKTGEGVDKVAKWIEEKLHEKRNLCRC; translated from the coding sequence ATGAGTAAAATTAAAGTTGAAACAAAAATTTTAACAAAAAATGAGCAGAAAGCAAAATTTTTAAGAGGAGTTTTTAAAGAAAAAGGGATACTTGTATTAAATTTTCTATCATCCCCTGGCAGTGGAAAGACAAGTTTATTGGAAAAGGTACTACCAAAGTTGGTTGAAAATTACAGAGTTGGTGTTATTGAAGGGGATCTTGCCACAGAAAATGATGCTGAGAGGATTAGAAAGGTAGGTGTAAAGGCTTATCAGATTAATACACATGGTGCATGCCATCTTGAGTCAAGTGGTATTGAAAAAGCTCTTGGTGAGTTTAATCTTGATGAAATTGATATTTTAATAATTGAAAATGTCGGTAATCTTGTTTGTCCAGCATCATTTGATTTGGGAGAAGATTACAAAATTGTCTTGATTAGTACTACAGAAGGGGAAGATAAGCCTATTAAATATCCTACTGTAATAAAGGTTAGCAGTGCAATGATCATTAATAAAATTGACCTGTTACCGTTACTTGATTTTGATGTGGAAAAGTGTGTAAATTATGCAAAGGGGATTAATCCAAAAATTGATACTTTTTCCATATCATGCAAAACAGGTGAAGGTGTTGATAAAGTAGCAAAATGGATTGAAGAAAAGTTGCATGAGAAAAGAAATCTATGTAGGTGTTGA
- the hypA gene encoding hydrogenase maturation nickel metallochaperone HypA, which translates to MHEASIAQNILDIVIDTALKNRATKVRKVFVKIGKLAAVDYNSLLFAYNALKEDTIAAESELLVEEVEIRGECQDCGWSDVYEDYFFSCKKCGSMNVKIISGEELNITEIEVD; encoded by the coding sequence ATGCACGAGGCAAGTATAGCTCAAAATATTTTAGACATTGTGATAGATACAGCTCTTAAAAATAGAGCTACAAAAGTTAGAAAAGTTTTTGTAAAAATAGGGAAGCTTGCAGCTGTAGATTACAACTCACTCTTGTTTGCTTATAATGCCTTAAAAGAGGATACAATAGCTGCTGAGAGTGAGCTGTTAGTGGAAGAAGTGGAAATTAGAGGGGAGTGTCAGGACTGTGGTTGGTCGGATGTATATGAAGATTATTTTTTTAGTTGTAAAAAGTGTGGTTCTATGAATGTAAAAATTATTTCAGGTGAAGAATTAAATATTACTGAAATAGAGGTTGATTGA
- a CDS encoding sulfite exporter TauE/SafE family protein: MLEILLFIVGIISGFINVMAGGGSFLTIPLLIFMGLPPTVANGTNRLGVFLQSLFAVRKFNQYKVFNLNFALAVSIPATIGAIFGAYLATIISDAAFKKYLAIIMIAITFISILNPVKNIQSKEMQYSLARKIIIFIVFTLIGIYGGFVQAGVGFLILAGISLTGFNLVEGNAIKTFVIMVFTIFALIIFIANNKVDFLLGIILGIGNMIGALLGTKVTVEKGHNFIQKVVIACIIIFALKLLLS; encoded by the coding sequence ATGCTAGAAATTCTACTTTTTATTGTTGGTATAATTTCAGGCTTTATCAACGTTATGGCTGGTGGTGGTTCATTCCTCACTATCCCTTTACTTATTTTTATGGGTTTACCCCCTACCGTGGCAAATGGCACAAACAGGTTGGGTGTTTTTTTACAATCTCTATTTGCTGTCAGAAAATTCAATCAATATAAAGTTTTCAATTTAAATTTTGCCCTTGCAGTATCAATCCCTGCCACCATTGGTGCTATATTTGGAGCTTATCTTGCAACAATCATAAGCGATGCAGCTTTCAAAAAATATCTTGCCATAATCATGATAGCTATCACTTTTATTTCCATACTAAACCCTGTAAAAAACATACAATCAAAAGAAATGCAATACTCCTTAGCTAGGAAAATTATTATATTTATAGTGTTCACTCTTATTGGTATTTATGGAGGTTTTGTTCAGGCTGGAGTTGGTTTTCTTATTCTTGCTGGTATATCACTCACAGGTTTTAATCTTGTGGAAGGAAACGCTATAAAAACCTTTGTTATTATGGTATTCACAATTTTTGCATTAATAATATTTATTGCCAATAATAAAGTTGATTTTCTCTTAGGGATAATTCTGGGTATTGGAAATATGATAGGTGCTCTTCTTGGCACAAAAGTTACTGTAGAAAAAGGGCACAATTTTATTCAGAAAGTTGTCATAGCCTGCATAATCATTTTTGCTTTAAAATTACTTCTTTCTTAA
- a CDS encoding CZB domain-containing protein — MSISSAVEEQSSATEEIARNVENVAKSSEITKNDIIILIEAINNMIVDLNKVVDIFTRFKLGSMGTIFVNAKLVHIKFVKDVLDCVVTRRCDFEIKEHTMCDFGKFYYGEGKQIFGDDLEFVAIEEPHKQVHQLGKLIVDYIKQDKIDDAKENIKILMENVERLISLLDSLMEKYK, encoded by the coding sequence ATGAGTATTTCTTCAGCGGTTGAAGAACAGTCTTCAGCGACAGAAGAGATAGCTAGAAACGTTGAGAATGTAGCAAAATCATCTGAGATTACAAAGAATGATATTATTATTTTAATAGAAGCAATAAATAATATGATTGTTGATTTGAATAAGGTTGTGGATATATTCACTAGATTCAAGCTAGGCAGTATGGGGACTATATTTGTTAATGCAAAACTTGTTCATATAAAATTTGTTAAAGATGTCCTTGATTGTGTTGTTACTAGGCGATGTGATTTTGAGATTAAAGAACATACTATGTGTGATTTTGGGAAATTTTATTATGGCGAAGGCAAGCAAATATTTGGAGATGATTTGGAGTTTGTAGCTATAGAAGAGCCACATAAACAAGTACATCAATTAGGTAAGCTTATTGTGGATTATATAAAACAAGATAAAATTGATGATGCGAAAGAGAATATTAAAATTTTGATGGAGAATGTTGAGCGTCTAATTTCATTGCTAGATTCTCTTATGGAAAAGTATAAATAA